The Bacillus zhangzhouensis region ATTGACGAATGAAAATCGACTTCTTAACCCTTTTTCCTGAAATGTTCGAAGGTGTGCTTCACTCATCGATCTTAAAAAAAGCACAGGAGAAAGAAGCTGTCTCATTTCATGTCGTTAATTTTAGAGAGTATTCAGATCATAAGCATAAAACAGTGGATGACTATCCGTATGGCGGCGGTGCTGGTATGGTCCTGAAAGCGCAGCCCGTATTTGATGCGGTAGAAGATTTAACAAAGAAAGCAAGCACGAAGCCCAGGGTCATTCTTGTCTGTCCTCAAGGGGAAAGATATACACAAAAGAAGGCAGAAGAACTTGCAAAAGAAGAGCATCTTATGTTCATTTGCGGTCACTATGAAGGCTATGATGAGCGCATCAGGGAGCATCTTGTCACAGATGAGATTTCAATTGGAGATTTCGTCCTCACAGGCGGAGAGCTGCCAGCGATGATGATTGCAGACAGTGTGGTCAGGCTTTTGCCTCATGTGCTTGGAAAAGAAGCGTCTCACATCGAAGATTCATTCAGTACAGGTCTGCTTGAGCACCCGCACTATACAAGGCCAGCAGATTATAAAGGACTAAAAGTGCCGGATGTGCTCCTCTCTGGAAATCATGCCAAAATTGAAGAGTGGCGGCGCAAAGAATCCTTGAAGCGAACCTATACAAGACGGCCAGATTTGATCAATTCGTGCAAAACGTTAACAGATGAAGAAAAAAGATGGCTTTGGCAGCTTCATAATGACTAGATTGTATTGCACATGGCATAGACGTATGGTATGATACTACTTGTGACTTGGACGGCTTGCCGATTCAAGTTTGAAAACGATGTTCCGCTGCAATGAAGAAAGAGGACATGAGCATCTGTTGGAAGGAGTTGAAAACGATGCAACATTTGATTGAAGAAATCACAAAAGAACAATTACGCACTGATCTTCCTGCGTTCCGTCCTGGTGACACTTTACGTGTACACGTTAAAGTTGTCGAGGGTACTCGTGAGCGTATCCAGATCTTTGAAGGTGTTGTAATCAAGCGTCGTGGTGGTGGAATCAGCGAAACTTTCACAGTTCGTAAGATCTCTTACGGTGTAGGCGTTGAGCGTACATTCCCTGTACACACACCAAAAATCGCTAAGATCGAAGTTGTACGTCACGGTAAGGTACGTCGTGCGAAACTTTACTACCTGCGTGAACTTCGCGGTAAAGCGGCTCGTATCAAAGAAATCAGACGATAATGATATCAAAGGAAAGAGCTTGTTACCTGTAACAGGCTCTTTTTTTGTACAATGTATAAAGATAACGGTAGAAGAGAGAAGGTGCACATATGACGATTCAATGGTTTCCAGGCCATATGGCAAAAGCAAGACGTGAAGTCACAGAAAAATTAAAGCTCATCGACATCGTATTTGAATTAACCGATGCAAGAATTCCGATGTCCTCTAGAAACCCAATGATCGAAGAAATCCTTCAAAACAAACCCAAAATCATGCTCTTAAACAAAGCAGATAAAGCAGATCCTCGTATGACAAAGGAGTGGCAGGCGCATTTTGAGCAGCAAGGCGTTCGGTCTCTGGCTATTAACTCTGTCGATGGACAAGGGTTAAATCAGATCATCACGACTTCAAAAGAAATTTTAAAAGAAAAGTTCGACCGCATGAAAGCAAAAGGCGTCAAACCACGTGCAATTCGAGCACTAATTATCGGGATTCCCAACGTCGGAAAATCGACCTTAATCAATCGTTTAGCGAAAAAGAACATTGCCAAAACAGGAGACAGGCCTGGTATTACGACATCACAGCAATGGGTGAAGGTAGGGAAAGAACTAGAACTGCTCGATACCCCTGGAATCCTCTGGCCGAAGTTTGAAGATGAGCAAGTAGGACTCAGGCTTGCGGTGACTGGAGCGATCAAAGATTCGATCATCAACTTACAGGATGTCGCTGTGTATGCACTTCGTTTTCTAGAAGAGAACTACCCAGAGCGATTAAAAAAACGCTATGATCTAGTGGAGATACCTGAAGATACGGTTGAGCTGTTTGATGCAATTGGCACAAAGCGCGGCTGTCTAATGAGCGGGGGATTCATAAACTATGACAAAACCACCGAAATCATTATTCGGGATATTCGAACAGAAAAATTTGGTCCCCTCACTTTTGAGAAGCCTGAAAGCTAAAAGACACGCAGCTCATGCGGGTCTTTATTTTTTGCGAAAAACTGCCGATATAAAGAAGGAGGCTGCGAAAAAGCCTATGTACACGGTGAAACAAATAAAAGAACTGATAGAAAAGCATGCAGGCGACGAGTCATACATTCGTGAGCTTGTTAAAGGTGATACGAGAAAAAGTGTCCAAAAACTCATAGAAAAGTGGCATAAAGAAAGAGAAAAGCAGCAAGCACTTCGCGTGGCATGGGATGACATGCTGCAATTTGAAAACAAGGCAAAGGCGCAGGGATACACATGTATTGCTGGAATAGATGAAGCAGGAAGAGGCCCGCTCGCCGGCCCAGTTGTGGCAGCAGCTGTCATATTAAAGGAAGATACAGTCTTGCTCGGTTTAAACGACTCAAAGCAATTATCTGAGAAAAAAAGATTGGCTTATTATGATTTAATTCAAAAAGAAGCACTTGATATCGGAATCGGCATTGTTGATGCGGCTACGATTGATGTAATCAATATTTATGAAGCATCAAGACTCGCGATGGTGAGAGCTGTGGAGCAGTTAACTCATACACCAGATTATCTACTCATAGATGCCATGACACTCCCGCTTTCTATTCATCAAGAGAATATCATCAAAGGAGATGCAAAAAGTGCATCCATTGCAGCAGGTGCATGTATTGCGAAGGTGACAAGGGATCAAATGATGGAAGAGTACGGGCGTAAGTATCCTGAGTATCAATTTGAAAAACATAAAGGGTACGGAACGAAAGAGCATCTGGCTGCGATTCAAACACATGGTGCTGCCCCAATCCACCGATTATCATTTGCGCCAGTGAAATCTGTTATATCATAAATTTTAATTTAAGGAGGCTGCCTGTGATGACAAGAGTTGAGGACATACATACAGCACTGAATAGCCGGCTGAATACGGCCGAATCAGTTCCATTAAACACCGAAGGGAAGGAAAATGTTCATCGGCTGATTCTCGGTAAAGTACTAAAAATGCTTGGAGATGATACAGCCCTTGTTCAAATAGGCTCAACGAAAATAAAAGCGCAGCTGGCGGCTCAGCTTAAAGCAGACGCATTTTATTGGTTCCAATTTGAACAAGAGGGCGGAGGCAGCCTCAATAAACTAAGACCCGTTCAGCAATTTGAACAAGATCCTAAGACGTTAAAGGATGCAGCAGCCAAACTATTAGAGGGTCTCTCACTGAAAAATGGGCTAGAAAACATGCTGACAGCTACAGCTTTTTTAAAGGAAAAGTCCGTTATTAACGAAGGAGAGTTAAAAACAGCAGTGAAGTGGATCGAACAGCTTCAAGGAGCTGATGTGAAGAAAGGGCTCCAGGCACTCCTCTTTGCTTTAAAGAAAGATTTACCGATCCAGCAAGGGGTACTTCAATCTATTTTAGCCGTAAAATCATCCTCTGCCCTTCATCAGGATATAACATCGCTATTAAATCAATTAACACAGCTTCCGAAGCACACAGACGCCACACAGACCCTTACACAAGCCGTTCGGTCAGTTGTAGATGCAGAGACAGCCGTCCATGCAGAAAAGCTCTTATCGGTCCTTCTAGCAGCGAGAGAAGGCGAGGTAA contains the following coding sequences:
- the trmD gene encoding tRNA (guanosine(37)-N1)-methyltransferase TrmD, which gives rise to MKIDFLTLFPEMFEGVLHSSILKKAQEKEAVSFHVVNFREYSDHKHKTVDDYPYGGGAGMVLKAQPVFDAVEDLTKKASTKPRVILVCPQGERYTQKKAEELAKEEHLMFICGHYEGYDERIREHLVTDEISIGDFVLTGGELPAMMIADSVVRLLPHVLGKEASHIEDSFSTGLLEHPHYTRPADYKGLKVPDVLLSGNHAKIEEWRRKESLKRTYTRRPDLINSCKTLTDEEKRWLWQLHND
- the rplS gene encoding 50S ribosomal protein L19; amino-acid sequence: MQHLIEEITKEQLRTDLPAFRPGDTLRVHVKVVEGTRERIQIFEGVVIKRRGGGISETFTVRKISYGVGVERTFPVHTPKIAKIEVVRHGKVRRAKLYYLRELRGKAARIKEIRR
- the ylqF gene encoding ribosome biogenesis GTPase YlqF, whose amino-acid sequence is MTIQWFPGHMAKARREVTEKLKLIDIVFELTDARIPMSSRNPMIEEILQNKPKIMLLNKADKADPRMTKEWQAHFEQQGVRSLAINSVDGQGLNQIITTSKEILKEKFDRMKAKGVKPRAIRALIIGIPNVGKSTLINRLAKKNIAKTGDRPGITTSQQWVKVGKELELLDTPGILWPKFEDEQVGLRLAVTGAIKDSIINLQDVAVYALRFLEENYPERLKKRYDLVEIPEDTVELFDAIGTKRGCLMSGGFINYDKTTEIIIRDIRTEKFGPLTFEKPES
- a CDS encoding ribonuclease HII, translated to MYTVKQIKELIEKHAGDESYIRELVKGDTRKSVQKLIEKWHKEREKQQALRVAWDDMLQFENKAKAQGYTCIAGIDEAGRGPLAGPVVAAAVILKEDTVLLGLNDSKQLSEKKRLAYYDLIQKEALDIGIGIVDAATIDVINIYEASRLAMVRAVEQLTHTPDYLLIDAMTLPLSIHQENIIKGDAKSASIAAGACIAKVTRDQMMEEYGRKYPEYQFEKHKGYGTKEHLAAIQTHGAAPIHRLSFAPVKSVIS